One stretch of Astatotilapia calliptera chromosome 3, fAstCal1.2, whole genome shotgun sequence DNA includes these proteins:
- the LOC113014808 gene encoding uncharacterized protein LOC113014808: MPISRHGPDVLLSEVQDEKEVEVGEDATLDCQGPHEGNILRVAWTKSDLKADDYVCFFREDRLYKTYQHESFKGRVELEDPNMKSGKMSIILHNVTVNDTGTYECHISYETDHSQRSEMKQETKLKVTPAVQRQGARHFFKYVCVNFPPYQIQNSCSTFSGGRLELESLLLHLSVSRWQHETMVDTADRTLQAGDFTYIQC; this comes from the exons ATGCCCATTTCTAGGCATGGGCCGGACGTGTTGTTGTCTGAAG tcCAAGATGAGAAAGAAGTGGAGGTTGGAGAGGATGCAACTCTCGATTGTCAGGGTCCCCATGAAGGGAACATCTTACGGGTAGCATGGACCAAGAGTGACCTGAAAGCAGACGATTACGTCTGTTTCTTCCGGGAAGATCGTCTTTACAAAACATACCAGCATGAGTCTTTCAAAGGTCGAGTGGAGCTGGAAGACCCAAACatgaaaagtggaaaaatgtccATCATTCTGCACAACGTCACCGTTAATGACACTGGAACATATGAGTGCCACATCTCATATGAAACAGATCACAGCCAGAGATCTGAGATGAAGCAGGAAACCAAGCTGAAAGTTACACCTGCAG TTCAAAGACAAGGAGCCAGGCATTTTTTTAAGTATGTTTGTGTGAATTTCCCTCCATATCAGATACAAAACAGCTGCTCCACATTCAGTGGTGGAAGATTGGAGTTGGAGAGCCTGTTGTTGCACTTAAGTGTCAGTAGATGGCAGCACGAGACTATGGTCGACACAGCAGACAGAACGTTGCAAGCTGGTGACTTTACCTACATACAATGCTGA
- the LOC113019541 gene encoding class I histocompatibility antigen, F10 alpha chain-like isoform X1, giving the protein MFVISVLVLVGTGVTVNSEIHSLTYIYTGLSKPVGLPGIHEFTAMGLLDGRMIDYYDSENQTKVPKQEWMREHFPADYWEKGTQSRRIKQQWFKVNIGILMERMRQNDSASPHVLQWMVGCEGETQPNGALRFVHGMSKYNYDGNDFLSFDDKSRVWVAPVKEALPSKTKWDNDQVLKEYTKGYLENECIDWLCKSVTSEQKQLKKAPPPDVYVFAKKSRVETNLTLTCLATGFYSKNIIVRIRRNGRVLTEDDGLSSSGVLPNNDETFQRRDHVEILKSDLSKFSCEVVHEATRVDVVKTWKNGDHPEEPGSGALIGAQGGALAAIALFVCGGLGLICLHKKGCLRGRRVANDNQGSVAVVVTNVEADSEKVEEDEGNEDEAEETSLRSSTADGSDKKNKAQDSH; this is encoded by the exons ATGTTCGTGATCTCAGTTTTGGTCCTTGTGGGGACAGGAGTGACGGTAAACAGCG AGATTCATTCCCTCACTTACATCTACACTGGACTCTCCAAACCCGTTGGACTGCCGGGCATCCACGAGTTCACAGCCATGGGTTTGCTGGACGGCAGGATGATCGATTACTATGATAGCGAGAATCAGACAAAAGTTCCCAAACAGGAGTGGATGAGAGAGCATTTCCCTGCTGATTACTGGGAAAAAGGCACACAGTCCCGCAGGATCAAGCAGCAGTGGTTCAAGGTCAACATCGGCATCCTGATGGAGCGAATGAGACAGAATGACTCTGCCT cccctcatgttcttcagtGGATGGTGGGCTGTGAGGGTGAGACGCAGCCTAACGGTGCGCTCAGGTTTGTCCACGGCATGAGCAAGTATAACTATGATGGAAACGACTTCCTGTCCTTTGATGATAAAAGCAGAGTCTGGGTCGCTCCAGTTAAAGAGGCACTTCCTTCAAAGACAAAGTGGGACAATGACCAGGTGCTGAAAGAGTACACCAAGGGATACCTGGAGAACGAGTGCATCGATTGGCTGTGCAAGTCTGTGACTTCTGaacaaaagcagctgaaaaaagCCC CTCCACCTGACGTGTACGTGTTTGCAAAGAAGTCCAGAGTGGAGACAAACCTCACCCTGACCTGCCTCGCCACAGGCTTCTACAGCAAAAACATCATTGTAAGGATCAGAAGAAACGGGCGTGTTCTGACTGAAGACGACGGCCTGAGTAGCTCAGGAGTTCTTCCAAATAACGACGAGACCTTCCAGAGACGAGACCATGTGGAGATTTTGAAGTCTGACCTGTCAAAGTTCAGCTGTGAAGTCGTTCATGAGGCGACCCGTGTGGATGTCGTGAAGACTTGGA AGAACGGTGACCATCCAGAGGAACCTGGATCTGGAGCTCTGATCGGTGCACAGGGTGGAGCCTTGGCTGCGATTGCGCTTTTTGTTTGTGGAGGTCTGGGTCTGATATGCTTGCATAAAAAAGGCTGTCTTA GAGGCAGACGTGTAGCCAACGACAACCAAG GAAGTGTAGCAGTGGTTGTAACAAATGTTGAGGCTGACAGTGAGAAGGTTGAGGAAGACGAGGGTAATGAAGACGAGGCTGAGGAAACCAGTCTCAGAAGCAGCACGG CTGATGgctctgacaaaaaaaacaaggctcAGGATTCACACTAA
- the LOC113019541 gene encoding class I histocompatibility antigen, F10 alpha chain-like isoform X2, producing MFVISVLVLVGTGVTVNSEIHSLTYIYTGLSKPVGLPGIHEFTAMGLLDGRMIDYYDSENQTKVPKQEWMREHFPADYWEKGTQSRRIKQQWFKVNIGILMERMRQNDSASPHVLQWMVGCEGETQPNGALRFVHGMSKYNYDGNDFLSFDDKSRVWVAPVKEALPSKTKWDNDQVLKEYTKGYLENECIDWLCKSVTSEQKQLKKAPPPDVYVFAKKSRVETNLTLTCLATGFYSKNIIVRIRRNGRVLTEDDGLSSSGVLPNNDETFQRRDHVEILKSDLSKFSCEVVHEATRVDVVKTWRGRRVANDNQGSVAVVVTNVEADSEKVEEDEGNEDEAEETSLRSSTADGSDKKNKAQDSH from the exons ATGTTCGTGATCTCAGTTTTGGTCCTTGTGGGGACAGGAGTGACGGTAAACAGCG AGATTCATTCCCTCACTTACATCTACACTGGACTCTCCAAACCCGTTGGACTGCCGGGCATCCACGAGTTCACAGCCATGGGTTTGCTGGACGGCAGGATGATCGATTACTATGATAGCGAGAATCAGACAAAAGTTCCCAAACAGGAGTGGATGAGAGAGCATTTCCCTGCTGATTACTGGGAAAAAGGCACACAGTCCCGCAGGATCAAGCAGCAGTGGTTCAAGGTCAACATCGGCATCCTGATGGAGCGAATGAGACAGAATGACTCTGCCT cccctcatgttcttcagtGGATGGTGGGCTGTGAGGGTGAGACGCAGCCTAACGGTGCGCTCAGGTTTGTCCACGGCATGAGCAAGTATAACTATGATGGAAACGACTTCCTGTCCTTTGATGATAAAAGCAGAGTCTGGGTCGCTCCAGTTAAAGAGGCACTTCCTTCAAAGACAAAGTGGGACAATGACCAGGTGCTGAAAGAGTACACCAAGGGATACCTGGAGAACGAGTGCATCGATTGGCTGTGCAAGTCTGTGACTTCTGaacaaaagcagctgaaaaaagCCC CTCCACCTGACGTGTACGTGTTTGCAAAGAAGTCCAGAGTGGAGACAAACCTCACCCTGACCTGCCTCGCCACAGGCTTCTACAGCAAAAACATCATTGTAAGGATCAGAAGAAACGGGCGTGTTCTGACTGAAGACGACGGCCTGAGTAGCTCAGGAGTTCTTCCAAATAACGACGAGACCTTCCAGAGACGAGACCATGTGGAGATTTTGAAGTCTGACCTGTCAAAGTTCAGCTGTGAAGTCGTTCATGAGGCGACCCGTGTGGATGTCGTGAAGACTTGGA GAGGCAGACGTGTAGCCAACGACAACCAAG GAAGTGTAGCAGTGGTTGTAACAAATGTTGAGGCTGACAGTGAGAAGGTTGAGGAAGACGAGGGTAATGAAGACGAGGCTGAGGAAACCAGTCTCAGAAGCAGCACGG CTGATGgctctgacaaaaaaaacaaggctcAGGATTCACACTAA
- the LOC113019541 gene encoding class I histocompatibility antigen, F10 alpha chain-like isoform X3, whose amino-acid sequence MFVISVLVLVGTGVTVNSEIHSLTYIYTGLSKPVGLPGIHEFTAMGLLDGRMIDYYDSENQTKVPKQEWMREHFPADYWEKGTQSRRIKQQWFKVNIGILMERMRQNDSASPHVLQWMVGCEGETQPNGALRFVHGMSKYNYDGNDFLSFDDKSRVWVAPVKEALPSKTKWDNDQVLKEYTKGYLENECIDWLCKSVTSEQKQLKKAPPPDVYVFAKKSRVETNLTLTCLATGFYSKNIIVRIRRNGRVLTEDDGLSSSGVLPNNDETFQRRDHVEILKSDLSKFSCEVVHEATRVDVVKTWNLHHDCPDHSPVVRAMSVHLRTKLACHI is encoded by the exons ATGTTCGTGATCTCAGTTTTGGTCCTTGTGGGGACAGGAGTGACGGTAAACAGCG AGATTCATTCCCTCACTTACATCTACACTGGACTCTCCAAACCCGTTGGACTGCCGGGCATCCACGAGTTCACAGCCATGGGTTTGCTGGACGGCAGGATGATCGATTACTATGATAGCGAGAATCAGACAAAAGTTCCCAAACAGGAGTGGATGAGAGAGCATTTCCCTGCTGATTACTGGGAAAAAGGCACACAGTCCCGCAGGATCAAGCAGCAGTGGTTCAAGGTCAACATCGGCATCCTGATGGAGCGAATGAGACAGAATGACTCTGCCT cccctcatgttcttcagtGGATGGTGGGCTGTGAGGGTGAGACGCAGCCTAACGGTGCGCTCAGGTTTGTCCACGGCATGAGCAAGTATAACTATGATGGAAACGACTTCCTGTCCTTTGATGATAAAAGCAGAGTCTGGGTCGCTCCAGTTAAAGAGGCACTTCCTTCAAAGACAAAGTGGGACAATGACCAGGTGCTGAAAGAGTACACCAAGGGATACCTGGAGAACGAGTGCATCGATTGGCTGTGCAAGTCTGTGACTTCTGaacaaaagcagctgaaaaaagCCC CTCCACCTGACGTGTACGTGTTTGCAAAGAAGTCCAGAGTGGAGACAAACCTCACCCTGACCTGCCTCGCCACAGGCTTCTACAGCAAAAACATCATTGTAAGGATCAGAAGAAACGGGCGTGTTCTGACTGAAGACGACGGCCTGAGTAGCTCAGGAGTTCTTCCAAATAACGACGAGACCTTCCAGAGACGAGACCATGTGGAGATTTTGAAGTCTGACCTGTCAAAGTTCAGCTGTGAAGTCGTTCATGAGGCGACCCGTGTGGATGTCGTGAAGACTTGGA ATCTGCATCATGACTGTCCTGATCACAGTCCTGTGGTCAGAGCCATGTCAGTCCATCTGAGAACAAAGCTAGCATGTCACATTTAG